In the genome of Chryseobacterium sp. 52, the window CTTTTATTTGAGCTATTTGATGTATTAATAAAAAAGCCTCTGAAATCATAGATTTCAGAGGCTTTTAGTACCCATAACCGAAGAAATATCGAAACATTTACTGGAAGATTTAGAAATAATTTCACAGTTGTCAGGATTGAAAAACTAAACTTTTACAGTTGTAGATTTGTCGTTACAGTCTCTTTTGGAGAATATGCATACAGCCTTTTGTAAGTTATCACCTTCAATCTTTGTTTTTTTCAAGTTCCTTTCGAAGTCTCAGCAGTACTTCTCTTATGCGATTAAGGTTTTTTCCCTCTGTAAGCTTACCTGCTTTTTGAAGCTTTCATCAATCGATTAGGCTTTCTTAGCAGATCCCTGATTCTTGAGTTCCCGAAGATATATTACTTAACTACACACTTAAAAATAGTGCTTTGATCTAAAATTGACTTCGTCGAATCTTCGATTTCTGAACTGTTATTTTTTCTAATCTTTTTGATGCTCTTAAAGCTAAAGAGTAGAAGAATTATTTCCTAACAAAGTTGTTAACCCTAGACTAAGTGAATTATATGTAACCAGTCTAAATGAATTTGACTTAGAAGCTTTTTAAAGAGATGAATGTTTTTTTTAATTTTATTGTGAATAAAAGTAAAATTTTTATATATTGAATAAAGAATAACCGGGATGTTGCGTTTTTTATTAATAATAGCTTTTTTTTTTACCCCATTACTAATCTTTGCGCAAAATATTAGGCATCTTACTGTCGAAGATGGTTTACCCCAATCCTTTGTGTCTGGTATTTTACAGGATCGTAACGGTTTTGTGTGGATCAGTACCAGAAATGGTCTCGCAAGATACGATGGGCATACTTTTAAAATTTTTCAGCATGATCTGAAAAATAAAAACTCTTTATCTTCAAATATTATCGTTGACATTAAGAATGGTCATCATAATGATTTGTTAATAAAGTATGCATCCGGAGAAATAGATAAATTTGATCTCAAATTTGAAAAGACTAAAAGTGTGATCGGGTTGTCTTTTATAAGAAAAAATAATTTGGAAAGTCACAGGAGTATCTGGTTGATTACCAAAGATCAAAAATTCTGGTTTAAGACCACAAATGAAAAACTATATTATTTTGATATTAAAAATAATAAACTCGTAAATTTTAGCAGCTCTTTAGATTTAGGCGATCTGATTTATAATATACTCGAAGATCACCAAGGAAATATTTGGATTCTCACCCAAAAAACTCTGATAAAATTTGATAAAAAAAGTCTACAGGTTAAAAAATTCCCAATACCTTACAGCAATTACACTTCACAGATAGGAGGGAATACTGTAGTAGCTACTGCTTTCATCGAGAGGAAAAATGGCGAAATTGTTTGGGCAGATAAGGGAAATATGTACTTTTTTAATCCTAAAAACAATTCTTTTAAAACTCAAATACTTCCGGTAAAATCTCCTTACAATATTAAATGGATTGAGACAGATAAAAATGGTAAGGAATATTTTGTTGCTAAAAATACCATATTCAGTTACAGTTCGCAATCTGGTATTCAGATAATTAAAGATTTCAGTTCTCTGATTGATAAAAAACCGCAGGCATTTTTAGTGGATTATACAGGTTTGTTTTGGGTGGGAGACGACGCAGATGGGATTTTCACGATAGATACCAGTCTAAATTTTAATTCTTTTAACTATAAAAAAGATTTTATTATCGATTTACTAAATCAGGAATATGGCATTTCTACCGAAGATTTCTTTAAATGGAAAAGTAATCAGCCGGGAATTTTAAAAGCGTCCTACTACTTTAAATCATCAAAAAACTTTCTTGCCTTAAACCGTACGGTGGCTTTTTTTGATAAAAAATTGAAAAAACTTAAAAAGTTACCTGAATTACCATTTAATTCCGAAAAGAAATTCAACCCAATCGAAGGAATCTCTAATGAGGGTGAGGCTTTGTTTGTTGCTGATCATTCGAATATTGTCTACAAGATGAATACGGTTACAAACAAATGGGAATATTTTTTTAATTTGAATAATTTTTCCGAAAAATTAAAAGTCAGCAGTATGTATCTTGATCTTAAAAATCAGACTTTATGGATAGCCACTGAATCTTCTGGTCTTCTTCGGTTAAATTTAAACAATAAAAAATTACAGGCGGTTAAAATATTGTCTATAAGTGATTTAATATCTCTGGAACCCGATTTGAAAAACAAAAATTACCTCTGGATTGGGAGTACAGAAGGTTTAATACGTTTTGATAAAAGTAATCTTACAAGCAAAATATTTTCGGTAAAAGAAGGTCTTCCGGATAATGTCATTTATTCTATGCTCAGTGATTCGTCCGGAAATTTATGGATGGGAACCAACAAAGGACTTACGTTTTTTGATACCAAAACATATAATTCCAGAGCTTTTACAAAGCATGAAGGCATAGAAAATATAGAATTCAACAGATTTCATCAGTTATTGCTTTCCGATGGGAGAATGGCTTTTGGTGGCGCAGATAAAGGAGTGCTTTTTAATCCAAAAAATATCAAATCTGATGTTTTTTCTCCTAAAACAGTAATCACAGGAATTAAAATAAACAACGAAGATTTTCAACGTTTTCAACCCAATACCCCTCAGTCAGATTATATTAAAAATCTGACCATGGAATATTCTGAAAATACCATATCATTTAGTTATACTGCATTAGATTTCAGGCAGCCACAGGTGATCAAATACAGATACCGTCTTCTTGGATATCAGGAAGACTGGTTTTTGGCGGGGAAAAACAGAGAGGCAATATTCACAAAACTGCCTCCGGGAAAATATACTTTTGAGGTCAATGCCACCAATACCTCTGGTAAATGGAGTTCTCAGGTCAAATCGTTAAAAGTTACCATTCTGTCTCCTTGGTATAAAACGTGGTGGGCGATACTACTTTATCTGTTAATTTTTATAGCAGGAATTTACTTCTTTATCAAATTGAGAATTAATCAGGAAGTGATCAAAAATGAGATAAAAGCCAAGCAAAAAGAAGCCGAAGAGCTGCGAAAACTTGATGAAATAAAAACCGAATTTTTCTCCACTTTTGCCCATGAGTTCCGTACTCCTTTATCATTGATTTTGGCTCCGGCAGAGCAGTTGGCTGCAGCTGAAAACAGCAGAGAAAGAGAGCAACTGTTTGAGACTATAAAGAAAAATACGAACAGCCTGATTCTGCTTACCGATCAACTGGTTGACATGGCAAAATTGGAAGCCGGCGTTCTGAAACCACAAATGGTATGGGGGAACATCGTGAGCGCAATTTCTGCAACGGTACATGCTTTCGAAGAAGAAGCTTCTGCTCAGAAAGTCTTTTTAAAATTAGATGCTCCTGAAAGTATTAACTGCCTTTTTGCCACTTATTCTTTAGACCGAATTTTGTATAATCTTTTATCGAATGCCTTAAAATTTTCCTGCCCCGGAGATTATATTTTAGTAAAAGTATCTCAAGATAACATGGGCGTTTTTATCAGCGTACAAGATCAGGGAATTGGAATTCCCGAGGAAGAACAAAATCAGATTTTCGACAAATATTTTAAAGGGACGAATCAAAATCCACAAAAAGGAACAGGAATAGGCCTTTCTTTGGTCAAGGATTTGGTAGATCTTCATCATGGCAGCGTTCATTTAGAAAGTTCCACACAGCAACCCACAGGAAGCACTTTTACCATATATCTGCCTTTTACAGAAGAAGAGAATATAATCGGAGACAAAGAGGAGAGCACTCAGCAGACGAATGAAAAGCTCAGTATTCTGATTGTAGAGGATCATAAGGATCTGGCACAATTTATTTCTGAAAGCCTCTCTGAATTGTATCATGTTTTCACCGCTGAAAACGGTAGAGTAGCTCTGGAAATGGCGGTTGAAGAAATGCCGGATCTTATTATAAGCGACGTTTCTATGGATGAAATGAATGGTTTTGAGTTTTGCAAATTGGTAAAAAATAATATCACCATAAATCATATTCCTGTGATTCTTCTCACGGCAAAGGCTGATAAAGAAAGTATGATGGAAGGATTATCTTATGGAGCAAATGATTATCTGACGAAGCCTTTCAGTATGGTTGAACTAAAACTGAGAATAAGCAATCAACTGACTTTGCAGGCCAAGAGATTTGAGTTTCTGAAAAATAAATTCAGTAAAGGAGAAACTTCACAGGAACCTGAATCGGGAGACGAAATAACCAACGAATTTTACGACAGAATTTGCACAATTATTGAAAAAAATCTTGATGATAAAGATTTTGGTGTCGATCAGCTGGCGTCTGCGCTTTCGATGAGCCGAACCAATCTTCATCGGAAAGTAAAAGCCGTTTTCAGTAATTCTACGAGCGAAATTATAAAAATCTACCGTTTAAAAAGAGCTGCAGAACTTCTTAAAAAAGACTATAATATTTCAGAAGTTGCTTACATGACAGGTTTTAATACTCCTTCTTATTTTAGCAAATGCTTTAAAGAATATTTCGGCACAACCCCTACAAAACATCTGTAAATAAGGGTTTTGGAACAAAATTGATAGTTTTTGAAACGAGATTGACAGCCTCAGATTTTCCTTTCACATACTTTTACACCAACAAAAATGTAATCGTATGTATAAAAATTTACTCAGTTCAAAATTTGCTAAAATTTCATTATTAACTTTTTCATTAGGTTGTTCCAATCTCATCCGGGCACAGCAGGTAGGTCTTACATTTGATGGTTCTGATGACTATATTCAAACCAATTTCCCCGGTGTTTTAGGAAGCAATTCCCGTACAGTTGAAGCGTGGATAAAAACGACTGCCACCAGTGGCGAAAATCTTATTGTAAGTTGGGGTTCCGATTCTGTAAATGGAGGAAGATTTACCATCAGATTAAATACGACAAGTGGTATTTCTAAATTAAGAGTAGAAAATAAAGGAGGAGGAGTCAATGGTAATATTACCGTAAATGACGGAAACTGGCATCACATCGCTGTAGTTTATGATAATTCAGCACCTTCAGCAACAAGGTACAAACTGTACGTTGACGGAGTTCAGGATGTTGCTGGAAGTATTTCAACATCGTTGAATACCTTACAGAGTACAAATATGATTATCGGCAGAAGGATAAGCCCCAGTTTGGGAGGTTTTTTCAATGGGACAATCGATGAAGTACGGGTATGGAATGCAGCACGTTCCCAAACAGAAATACAGGCTAATATGAACACGGAGATTTGCAGTTCTCAGACAAACTTGGTTTCATATTTTAAATTCAATGACGGCGTAGCTTCTGCCAGTAATACGACTTTAACATCCGTTGCAGACAGCTCTGTGAACTCATTTTCAGGAACTTTTAATAATTTCGCTTTATCTGGAAACACCTCCAATTTCAATGCAGGTGCTTCAGCTCTAGGATCTTTCTCAATTAATCCAACGACTACGCTTACGGGATCAGTGTTGACTGCTAATCAGAATGGTGCAGCCTACCAGTGGATTGACTGTAACAACAGTAATTCTCCGATAAATGGAGCTACGAATCAAACTTTTACACCCACTGTTGCCGGTAATTATTCAGTAATTGTTACGCTGTCGGGATGCAGCGTCACATCAGTATGTCAGTCAGTCAGTAATTTATCAGTTAAAGAAACTAATCCTCACCCAGATCTATCACTTTCACCAAATCCATCCCAAGGTTTAGTGAGAGTAAAATCAAATGAAACCATTGATTATGTGGAAGTCATCAGTCCGACAGGTCAAAATTTAATGAATTTTAAAGTTAATGCAAGATCCACAGAATTAGATATTTCTTCCTTAAAGGCTGGACTGTATTTAGTAAAAGTTACCTCTAAAAATGAAAGTAAACTATATAAAATCATTAAAAAATAGGTATGGGTGCAAAACTAATTTATATACCATTTAGAAATATTTAAAATATGAATAAATTTTTACTAATTATCATGGTCTTTCTGGCTTTTGTAGCCAAAGTATCAGCGCAGTGTACTGCAGTTCCGGTTCCTTTTTCACAGTCTTTCAGTACCGGAGCACTACCTGCATGTTGGGTTAATCAAAACCCCACCACAACATCGACCAATGCCAATGTAAAGTGGAAGTTTACAGGATCGGCAGGATATGGAGCTACCAATAATGGCGGCAGACCTGCAGGAACCTTTGCATGGGTAGATGCAAGCACACCCTATACAAACGAACATAATGTTGAACTGCTAAGTCCACAGATTAATTTATCTGGTTTAACAACCCCTTACGTAAAGTTTGAATGGTTTAAAAATCATTTGACCTCACTTACAGGTACAGTTCCAAATTACGAGCACAACCAGTTAAAGCTTGAAATAAACAGTGGTGCCGGATGGGTGCAAATCTGGGCGGGCAACACCAATGATCCAGAATGGAGAACTGTAGGCATTCCCTTAGCAGCCTCCTATGTTGGTGCAACCATTCAACTCAAATTTACAGTGGATAAAGATGTACTTGGCAACGGATATTTATACGATGATGTTTTATTGGATGAGGTACAGGTTATACAGGCTCCCACCTGTTTTGAGCCAACCACACTTCCCGCTACAAATGTTACTCCCAATTCAGGAACCATCAACTGGACTCCGCCTTTATCACCGGCTCCGGCACCTGCAATTGGTTATGAATACTATTACACAACTACAAATACGCCTCCGGTAGCAGCTACAACAGGAACTTCAACCTCTGGTACTACTGCCAATTTAACACCACTCGTTGCGGGAACCACTTATTATTGGTGGGTAAGATCAGTTTGTTCTCCTACAGATAAAACACCGTGGGTTGCGGGAACACCTTTTACGCCAGGACAAATTGGTGGAGGGTCATCCACGCATGCTTATTTACCGGTTTATTCTTGTTCAGGATTTAATTATTCTCAACAGATTTATACTGCTGCTGAAGTTGCAGGAGCTGTGGGAACGAATACCTATATCACCTCGGTTAAATTCTACGTTTCAACCGTGGGCACTACTCAGGCCAACTACAATCAATGGGTTGTCTATATGGGGAATACTGCTCAATCTGATTTTGGATCCACTACAAGCTGGGTGCCTTTTTCATCATTAACGCAGACTTATTCTGGTACACTGCCGGCAATGACTGC includes:
- a CDS encoding hybrid sensor histidine kinase/response regulator transcription factor, which gives rise to MLRFLLIIAFFFTPLLIFAQNIRHLTVEDGLPQSFVSGILQDRNGFVWISTRNGLARYDGHTFKIFQHDLKNKNSLSSNIIVDIKNGHHNDLLIKYASGEIDKFDLKFEKTKSVIGLSFIRKNNLESHRSIWLITKDQKFWFKTTNEKLYYFDIKNNKLVNFSSSLDLGDLIYNILEDHQGNIWILTQKTLIKFDKKSLQVKKFPIPYSNYTSQIGGNTVVATAFIERKNGEIVWADKGNMYFFNPKNNSFKTQILPVKSPYNIKWIETDKNGKEYFVAKNTIFSYSSQSGIQIIKDFSSLIDKKPQAFLVDYTGLFWVGDDADGIFTIDTSLNFNSFNYKKDFIIDLLNQEYGISTEDFFKWKSNQPGILKASYYFKSSKNFLALNRTVAFFDKKLKKLKKLPELPFNSEKKFNPIEGISNEGEALFVADHSNIVYKMNTVTNKWEYFFNLNNFSEKLKVSSMYLDLKNQTLWIATESSGLLRLNLNNKKLQAVKILSISDLISLEPDLKNKNYLWIGSTEGLIRFDKSNLTSKIFSVKEGLPDNVIYSMLSDSSGNLWMGTNKGLTFFDTKTYNSRAFTKHEGIENIEFNRFHQLLLSDGRMAFGGADKGVLFNPKNIKSDVFSPKTVITGIKINNEDFQRFQPNTPQSDYIKNLTMEYSENTISFSYTALDFRQPQVIKYRYRLLGYQEDWFLAGKNREAIFTKLPPGKYTFEVNATNTSGKWSSQVKSLKVTILSPWYKTWWAILLYLLIFIAGIYFFIKLRINQEVIKNEIKAKQKEAEELRKLDEIKTEFFSTFAHEFRTPLSLILAPAEQLAAAENSREREQLFETIKKNTNSLILLTDQLVDMAKLEAGVLKPQMVWGNIVSAISATVHAFEEEASAQKVFLKLDAPESINCLFATYSLDRILYNLLSNALKFSCPGDYILVKVSQDNMGVFISVQDQGIGIPEEEQNQIFDKYFKGTNQNPQKGTGIGLSLVKDLVDLHHGSVHLESSTQQPTGSTFTIYLPFTEEENIIGDKEESTQQTNEKLSILIVEDHKDLAQFISESLSELYHVFTAENGRVALEMAVEEMPDLIISDVSMDEMNGFEFCKLVKNNITINHIPVILLTAKADKESMMEGLSYGANDYLTKPFSMVELKLRISNQLTLQAKRFEFLKNKFSKGETSQEPESGDEITNEFYDRICTIIEKNLDDKDFGVDQLASALSMSRTNLHRKVKAVFSNSTSEIIKIYRLKRAAELLKKDYNISEVAYMTGFNTPSYFSKCFKEYFGTTPTKHL
- a CDS encoding LamG-like jellyroll fold domain-containing protein, whose protein sequence is MYKNLLSSKFAKISLLTFSLGCSNLIRAQQVGLTFDGSDDYIQTNFPGVLGSNSRTVEAWIKTTATSGENLIVSWGSDSVNGGRFTIRLNTTSGISKLRVENKGGGVNGNITVNDGNWHHIAVVYDNSAPSATRYKLYVDGVQDVAGSISTSLNTLQSTNMIIGRRISPSLGGFFNGTIDEVRVWNAARSQTEIQANMNTEICSSQTNLVSYFKFNDGVASASNTTLTSVADSSVNSFSGTFNNFALSGNTSNFNAGASALGSFSINPTTTLTGSVLTANQNGAAYQWIDCNNSNSPINGATNQTFTPTVAGNYSVIVTLSGCSVTSVCQSVSNLSVKETNPHPDLSLSPNPSQGLVRVKSNETIDYVEVISPTGQNLMNFKVNARSTELDISSLKAGLYLVKVTSKNESKLYKIIKK